In the Desertifilum tharense IPPAS B-1220 genome, one interval contains:
- a CDS encoding WD40 repeat domain-containing protein, with protein MLEPIAIAALGKVITPILIPLATKAGQFLFEQTKPLMERLQDDRQCQGALLEYLKAKQIRDKELSSLSLTQQECAQELKKQELRDRRKLSALQRELMRELQAKEIEVKLTEIQTIWDKETWFSQLSRQETEQILLQQQQHLLVLVAPPEMSADCPASFRNNLKSELRNVGSFIGGHYSFNDEVYSIKFYGDYFQKPVSDIDIERLHRILSPIPTIVLYCDINDYTATFRAGIWGLGNRNVALFATQPWNWEKTYQSLLESGYTEVESLRFIRQLIVSIHQLLAAFWMDAYFLTIDSGYQPRLVKLKQEFADRGVAEEWIQPYIENLAKLQQQQLEREQQHIQNYRKITLQQEVLVVPKLRFFQTLQSLEDRDAILGIAFAPEGRLYAGSLQGGITLWNGLTGERLGYWQFQKAGIFAVAISPDFQVMAAARKNKTIDLIHLQTQQVIRILKGHTHELRSVAFSPDGKRLVSGSLDKTVKIWDVETGQAMATLREADSMILAVAFSPDGEVIAGGGRRKTIVLWNAKNGRVIRHLLGHDDYVRSLSFSPDGTRLASGSWDQTVKLWDISTGEEIATLKGHADAVVSVNFSPDGQILASGGKDSQVRLWNVATSEAHLTFNECTDTVAAVAFSADGLTLAVGCHDGKIQFWR; from the coding sequence ATGTTAGAACCGATTGCGATCGCAGCTTTAGGTAAGGTGATTACACCCATTTTAATCCCATTAGCCACTAAAGCAGGTCAATTTTTATTTGAACAGACCAAACCTCTGATGGAAAGATTGCAAGATGATAGGCAATGTCAGGGTGCTTTACTGGAATACTTGAAGGCAAAGCAAATAAGAGATAAAGAGTTAAGTTCTTTAAGTTTAACTCAACAAGAATGCGCCCAAGAATTAAAGAAACAGGAACTTAGGGATAGGCGAAAATTGAGTGCTTTGCAGCGAGAGTTGATGCGGGAGTTGCAGGCGAAGGAAATTGAAGTTAAGCTGACAGAAATTCAGACTATTTGGGATAAGGAGACTTGGTTTTCTCAACTCAGTCGTCAGGAAACCGAGCAGATTTTATTACAACAACAGCAACATCTGTTAGTTTTGGTTGCACCGCCAGAAATGAGTGCAGATTGTCCGGCTTCTTTTCGGAATAACTTAAAAAGCGAATTGCGAAATGTTGGCAGCTTTATCGGGGGACATTATTCGTTTAATGATGAAGTTTATAGCATAAAATTTTATGGCGATTATTTTCAAAAACCTGTTTCAGATATTGATATCGAACGATTGCATCGAATTCTGTCCCCCATTCCTACGATTGTTCTTTACTGCGATATTAATGATTATACGGCGACGTTCCGTGCGGGGATTTGGGGATTGGGGAATCGCAATGTAGCTTTATTTGCGACTCAACCTTGGAATTGGGAGAAAACTTATCAATCTTTATTAGAGTCTGGATATACTGAGGTTGAATCTCTCCGGTTTATTCGTCAACTGATTGTTAGCATTCACCAGCTTTTAGCCGCGTTTTGGATGGATGCTTATTTTCTGACAATTGACTCTGGCTATCAGCCTCGATTGGTAAAGTTGAAGCAGGAGTTTGCAGACAGAGGGGTAGCGGAGGAGTGGATTCAACCCTATATTGAGAATTTGGCTAAACTGCAACAACAGCAATTAGAACGAGAACAGCAGCACATCCAGAATTATAGAAAAATAACCTTACAACAAGAAGTTTTAGTTGTCCCAAAACTGCGGTTTTTTCAGACCTTACAGTCTTTGGAAGATAGAGACGCTATTCTGGGGATTGCATTTGCACCAGAGGGAAGGCTATACGCGGGTAGTCTTCAGGGAGGGATAACGTTATGGAATGGGTTAACCGGGGAAAGGTTGGGTTATTGGCAATTTCAAAAAGCGGGAATTTTTGCAGTTGCTATCAGTCCCGATTTTCAGGTGATGGCGGCGGCGAGAAAGAATAAAACGATTGACCTGATTCACCTCCAGACTCAACAAGTTATCAGAATATTGAAAGGACATACTCACGAACTGCGTTCAGTGGCGTTTAGTCCGGATGGGAAGCGGCTAGTTAGCGGGAGTTTGGATAAGACGGTCAAAATTTGGGATGTGGAAACCGGACAAGCAATGGCGACTTTACGAGAGGCTGACTCGATGATTTTGGCTGTAGCGTTTAGTCCTGATGGGGAAGTGATTGCAGGTGGGGGGAGAAGAAAAACGATTGTGCTGTGGAATGCGAAGAATGGCCGGGTGATTCGCCATTTATTGGGTCATGATGATTATGTGCGATCGCTCTCGTTTAGTCCAGATGGAACCCGACTCGCTAGCGGCAGTTGGGATCAAACGGTTAAGCTTTGGGATATCAGTACAGGCGAGGAAATCGCCACCCTCAAAGGTCATGCGGATGCGGTGGTATCGGTGAATTTTAGTCCTGATGGTCAGATTTTAGCCAGTGGGGGGAAAGATAGCCAGGTGAGACTCTGGAACGTTGCAACTTCAGAAGCGCATTTAACGTTCAATGAATGTACTGATACGGTGGCTGCTGTCGCCTTTAGTGCAGATGGGTTAACCTTAGCCGTCGGATGTCACGATGGCAAAATTCAATTCTGGCGGTGA
- a CDS encoding DUF488 family protein — protein MELYTIGHSNHSIETLIGLLKQHDIAALADVRSHPYSRYLPHFNQASLKSSLQTAGIQYVFLGQELGARPSDPECYIEGKALYEKIAATELFAQGIQRLLKGAERYKIALMCAEKDPITCHRAILVCPHLRSLNLPIQHILKDGSLESHEQLESRLLKLHGLESFEASKPLQLSLFSLEEPSNIPLKQRSREELLQEAYQKQGEQIAYVEKSQSHNE, from the coding sequence ATGGAACTCTACACCATCGGACATTCTAACCACAGCATAGAAACGCTGATTGGGTTGCTCAAACAACATGATATCGCAGCGTTGGCTGATGTGCGATCGCACCCCTATAGCCGCTATCTCCCCCACTTTAACCAAGCTTCCCTCAAAAGCAGCTTGCAAACTGCTGGAATTCAGTATGTATTCCTCGGTCAGGAATTGGGCGCTAGACCGAGCGATCCAGAATGCTATATTGAAGGTAAGGCATTATACGAGAAAATCGCTGCAACTGAATTATTTGCTCAAGGGATTCAACGCCTACTCAAAGGAGCAGAACGGTATAAAATTGCTTTAATGTGTGCGGAAAAAGACCCGATTACTTGTCATCGCGCGATTTTAGTTTGTCCTCACCTCCGTTCCTTGAATTTACCCATCCAACATATTCTTAAAGATGGGAGTTTAGAAAGCCACGAACAACTCGAAAGTCGCTTGCTTAAACTCCACGGCTTAGAAAGTTTTGAAGCCTCAAAACCCCTTCAGTTAAGCTTGTTTAGCCTGGAAGAACCGTCGAACATTCCCCTTAAACAGCGTTCTAGAGAGGAGTTGCTGCAAGAGGCTTATCAAAAACAAGGCGAACAAATTGCATATGTAGAGAAAAGCCAAAGTCACAATGAGTAA
- a CDS encoding DUF488 family protein, producing the protein MSKSIQIFTIGFTQKSAKQFFETLSNAGVKRVIDTRLNNVSQLAGFAKKNDLAYFLEKIGGISYSHVLDLAPTQTILDEYKKQKGDWETYEKKFLQLMAERQIEDTLTPEQLDGGCLLCSEAKPHFCHRRLVAEYLHQKWGNLKVNHL; encoded by the coding sequence ATGAGTAAATCGATTCAAATTTTTACAATTGGTTTTACCCAAAAAAGCGCCAAACAGTTTTTTGAAACCTTGAGTAACGCCGGGGTGAAGCGAGTCATTGATACTCGGTTAAATAATGTTTCTCAGCTAGCGGGTTTTGCCAAGAAAAACGATTTAGCCTATTTTTTAGAGAAAATTGGGGGGATTTCCTATTCTCACGTTTTAGATTTGGCACCCACCCAAACTATTTTAGATGAGTATAAGAAGCAGAAAGGGGATTGGGAAACCTACGAGAAAAAGTTTCTCCAATTAATGGCGGAACGCCAAATAGAAGACACTCTCACCCCGGAACAGTTGGATGGGGGATGCTTGCTGTGTAGCGAGGCGAAACCGCATTTTTGTCATCGGCGGCTGGTGGCTGAGTATTTGCACCAAAAGTGGGGAAACCTAAAGGTGAATCATTTGTAA
- a CDS encoding WD40 repeat domain-containing protein: MFSLIAAIAKPVTALLAPLAYKAGKFLKNAFFDSQDTSALTYRVKEDERYQGALLEYVRAKDIRERELMQLNAAQLERANELKEQELKDRRELSALQRELMRELQAKEIEVKLTEIQTLWDKDTWFSKLSRQETEQILLQQQHRLLILLSPPEISEDCPASFRNNLRTEMRSVGAFLNEHYSPQDSLSPVKFYSDYFNQPIADIDVERLQRILSPVPTIILYSDISDYAVTFRIGFWGVGNKEATVFSTKSWNWEEAYELLLEAGKSETQSFRIIRKLIVSIHNLLATFWADSYYLQLDPHYEPKLFSLSDELVGEGLAEEIIQPYLETLKELQKQQSYNYQQEKDNLISRFLENPINYTEKFKKIHTFEKLKVFIRTITFIPKTNTFLSGDVIDYYRHPKRKYTAKGTIILWDTYTKERKVLRSSLDSDLFSIAISSDSKLIAIDGQDNCIELINLETEQIFRTLRGHINTVFSLVFSPDGKLLASGSSDNTIKIWRVETGEEIYTFGTPYSGTPYSGTSTFLKLFSVAFSPDEPIIAGGNWKFFSVAFSPDGQIIAGGNKNGNAKLLELNNPKQAYTLCGHHDAVRSVAFSPDGHLLATGSADCRVKLWNVRTKKEFCTFTDHKDIVSSVSFSPNGQILASGSVDNTIKLWRVDTGELLRTLTCERAVLSIAFSSDGLTLAAGCRGGLIDIWRCEVGEE, translated from the coding sequence ATGTTCTCATTAATTGCTGCGATCGCCAAACCTGTCACCGCCTTACTCGCACCCCTGGCTTATAAAGCAGGTAAGTTTTTAAAAAATGCGTTCTTTGACTCCCAAGATACCTCTGCGCTGACGTATCGAGTCAAGGAGGATGAACGCTATCAGGGTGCTTTGCTGGAGTATGTGAGAGCTAAGGATATCCGAGAACGGGAGTTGATGCAGTTAAACGCCGCACAATTGGAACGCGCCAATGAGTTGAAGGAACAGGAACTCAAGGATAGACGGGAACTCAGTGCTTTACAGCGGGAGTTGATGCGGGAGTTACAGGCGAAGGAGATTGAAGTTAAGCTGACGGAAATTCAGACGCTTTGGGATAAGGATACCTGGTTTTCTAAACTCAGCCGCCAGGAAACGGAACAGATTTTATTACAGCAACAGCATCGCCTGTTAATTTTACTATCGCCTCCTGAGATTAGCGAAGATTGCCCGGCTTCTTTTCGGAATAATCTTAGAACCGAGATGCGGAGTGTTGGCGCGTTCCTTAATGAGCATTATTCCCCACAAGATAGTTTATCTCCGGTTAAGTTTTACAGCGATTACTTTAACCAGCCGATTGCCGATATTGATGTAGAACGTTTGCAGCGAATTTTATCTCCCGTTCCAACCATTATCCTATACAGCGATATCAGCGATTATGCAGTAACATTTCGGATTGGTTTTTGGGGAGTGGGAAACAAGGAAGCAACCGTATTTTCTACTAAGTCGTGGAATTGGGAAGAAGCCTATGAGTTATTATTGGAAGCTGGAAAGTCTGAAACCCAGTCTTTTCGGATAATCAGAAAGTTAATTGTTAGCATACACAATCTGTTAGCCACTTTTTGGGCAGACTCTTATTATTTGCAACTCGATCCTCACTATGAACCTAAGTTATTTAGTTTAAGCGATGAACTTGTAGGAGAAGGTTTGGCAGAAGAAATAATTCAACCTTATTTAGAAACTCTGAAAGAACTTCAGAAACAGCAATCATATAATTATCAGCAGGAGAAAGACAATCTAATCTCTCGTTTTCTAGAAAATCCGATTAACTACACTGAAAAATTCAAGAAAATCCATACTTTTGAGAAGTTAAAGGTATTCATTCGCACTATTACATTTATTCCAAAAACTAATACATTTCTGAGTGGTGATGTCATTGATTACTATCGACATCCAAAAAGAAAATATACAGCTAAAGGTACTATCATTTTATGGGATACTTATACCAAAGAAAGGAAGGTTTTACGATCAAGTCTAGATTCAGATTTGTTTTCAATAGCTATCAGTTCAGATAGTAAACTAATAGCTATTGACGGTCAAGACAACTGTATTGAATTAATAAACTTAGAAACGGAGCAGATTTTTAGAACCTTGAGAGGTCATATTAATACAGTGTTTTCACTCGTATTTAGTCCAGACGGAAAATTACTCGCCAGTGGCAGTAGTGACAATACCATTAAAATTTGGAGAGTTGAAACTGGGGAAGAAATTTACACTTTTGGCACCCCATACTCTGGCACTCCATACTCTGGTACCTCGACATTCTTGAAATTATTTTCTGTTGCCTTTAGTCCCGATGAACCAATAATAGCAGGTGGCAACTGGAAATTCTTTTCTGTTGCTTTTAGTCCCGATGGACAAATAATAGCAGGTGGCAATAAGAATGGAAACGCTAAATTATTAGAGTTAAACAACCCAAAACAAGCTTATACCCTTTGTGGTCATCATGATGCTGTACGTTCTGTTGCCTTTAGTCCTGATGGTCATTTATTGGCAACAGGAAGTGCCGATTGTAGAGTTAAATTGTGGAATGTCAGAACAAAAAAAGAGTTTTGTACTTTTACAGATCATAAAGATATTGTTTCGTCAGTTAGCTTTAGCCCAAATGGTCAGATTTTAGCCAGTGGTTCAGTAGATAATACGATTAAACTTTGGCGAGTAGATACAGGAGAGCTACTTCGGACACTGACTTGTGAGAGAGCAGTTTTATCTATTGCATTTAGTTCAGATGGTT